In one Cercospora beticola chromosome 1, complete sequence genomic region, the following are encoded:
- the NUO31 gene encoding NADH-ubiquinone oxidoreductase 30.4 kDa subunit, mitochondrial, whose protein sequence is MAARASIVRSARSAVQSANATAAVTSTTSTAARRLFATSASRTKELAGNIGDLPNMRHAQRPSAETLHAPIVNPADKYQAKAESLHAYGQYLISCLPKYIQQFSVWKDELTIYIPPSGVIPTFTFLKNHTAAEFTCIADITAVDYPTRDQRFEVVYNLLSVRHNARIRVKTYADEATPVPSITSLYDGANWYEREVYDLFGVFFVDHPDLRRILTDYGFDGHPLRKDFPLTGYTEIRYDEEKKRIVVEPLELTQAFRNFEGGSSAWEQVGPGHERKPDTFKLPTPKPEPPKEEEKKK, encoded by the exons ATGGCCGCCCGAGCGAGCATTGTCCGCTCCGCGCGGAGCGCGGTGCAGTCCGCTaatgccaccgccgccgtcacgagcaccacctccaccgccgcccgccGGCTCTTCGCGACGTCGGCGAGCAGGACCAAGGAGCTGGCGGGCAACATTGGCGACCTCCCGAACATGCGCCATGCCCAACGACCAAGCGCAGAAACGCTGCACGCGCCCATTGTCAACCCGGCGGACAAGTACCAGGCCAAGGCAGAGAGCCTGCACGCGTACGGACAGTACCTCATCTCGTGCCTGCCCAAGTACATCCAGCAGTTCTCGGTGTGGAAGGACGAGCTCACCATCTACATCCCACCTTCCGGCGTCATTCCCACCTTCACCTTCCTCAAAAATCACACCGCCGCCGAGTTCACCTGCATCGCCGATATCACCGCCGTCGACTACCCAACTCGCGACCAGCGCTTCGAGGTTGTGTACAACCTACTGTCGGTTCGCCACAACGCCCGCATTCGCGTCAAGACCTATGCCGACGAAGCGACCCCAGTACCCTCCATCACCAGCCTCTACGACGGTGCCAACTGGTACGAGCGTGAGGTCTACGATCTGTTTGGTGTGTTCTTCGTCGACCACCCCGATCTCCGCCGCATTTTGACCGACTACGGCTTTGATGGACATCCGCTGCGCAAAGATTTCCCCTTGACCGGCTACACTGAGATCAGatacgacgaggagaagaagcgaatAGTGGTCGAGCCTTTGGAGCTCACCCAGGCGTTCCGCAATTTTGAGGGAGGTTCATCAGCATGGGAGCAG GTTGGACCCGGTCACGAACGAAAACCCGATACG TTCAAATTACCTACACCAAAGCCGGAACCGcccaaggaggaagagaagaagaaatga
- the GEM1 gene encoding ERMES complex Ca(2+)-binding regulatory GTPase gem1 (BUSCO:EOG0926133I): MAAVRVCVCGDEATGKSSLLTSFVKDAFVTTKIQHVLPPITLPPALGTPENVPTTIVDTSSLPQDRDELKKALRKCNVILLVYSDHYSYERVALFWMPYFRSLGVNVPVVLCSNKSDLNPGVSTAIEDEMLPVMAEFKEIDSCIRTSAREHHNINEVFFLCQKAVTHPIAPIYDSKESNLKPAAIEALKRVFYLCDKDQDGLLNDKEIQNFQHKCFEKPLSAEDLANIKRSIQRGRSYANHTEYEDANSVGIDVDGFIQLNKMFAEKGRHETIWIILRKFQYSDSLSLSDTFLHPKFDVPAHASAELSPAGYRFFVDLFLLHDKDNDGGLSDAELAALFAPTPGMPSSWVDSGFPSSTVCNEAGYVTLQGWLAHWSMTTFENPKVTLEYLAYLGFEGDGKGTTSALRLTKPRKRRHGPGRVERNVFLCYVVGAAQSGKSALLNAFLARKFSTAYHPTIKPQTAVNSVELQGGKQCYLILEELGELEPAILANQAKLDACDLLCYTYDSSDPDSFAHIVDLRQRFPALAALPSVYAALKADQDRAVQRTEVQPDVFCEQLKMAKPLHVSASWTSINDFFVHLAECATYPSQALPKSEDEGVDRATIYVGLVATIGVVAAFVWKRNLLSG, translated from the exons ATGGCGGCTG TGCGGGTCTGCGTTTGTGGCGATGAAGCCACGGGCAAGAGCTCGTTGCTCACGTCGTTTGTCAAGGACGCCTTCGTCACGACCAAGATTCAACATGTCTTGCCGCCCATCACACTGCCTCCCGCGCTCGGCACGCCTGAGAATGTGCCCACCACCATTGTCGACACCTCGTCTCTGCCGCAGGACCGAGATGAGCTCAAAAAAGCACTGCGCAAATGCAAT GTCATCTTGCTGGTGTACAGCGATCACTACAGCTATGAACGCGTTGCTCTCTTCTGGATGCCATATTTCCGATCCTTGGGCGTGAATGTCCCTGTGGTGCTCTGCTCCAACAAAAGCGATCTCAATCCCGGCGTCAGCACTGCCATTGAAGATGAAATGTTGCCTGTG ATGGCAGAATTCAAGGAGATCGACTCCTGCATCCGTACCAGTGCGCGTGAGCACCACAACATCAACGAGGTCTTTTTCCTATGCCAGAAGGCTGTCACACATCCCATTGCGCCAATCTATGACTCGAAAGAGAGCAACCTGAAACCAGCCGCGATCGAAGCACTCAAGAGAGTCTTCTACTTATGCGACAAGGACCAAGACGGCCTCTTAAACGACAAGGAGATCCAGAACTTCCAGCACAAGTGCTTCGAAAAGCCCCTCTCCGCAGAGGACCTTGCCAATATCAAGCGTTCAATACAGCGTGGTAGGTCATATGCCAACCACACCGAGTATGAAGATGCGAACAGCGTCGGAATCGACGTGGACGGGTTTATTCAGCTCAACAAGATGTTCGCAGAGAAAGGTCGCCACGAGACTATTTGGATCATCCTCCGCAAATTCCAGTACTCGGACAGTCTATCATTGTCGGACACCTTTCTGCATCCCAAGTTCGATGTGCCGGCGCACGCATCTGCCGAGCTCTCTCCAGCGGGCTACCGCTTCTTTGTCGATCTGTTCCTGCTTCACGACAAGGATAACGATGGCGGGCTGAGCGATGCTGAACTGGCTGCGCTCTTTGCCCCAACACCAGGAATGCCGTCTTCATGGGTTGACTCCGGATTCCCCAGCAGTACAGTCTGCAACGAGGCGGGATACGTGACACTCCAGGGCTGGCTAGCACATTGGAGCATGACGACCTTTGAGAACCCGAAGGTGACACTGGAATATCTTGCATATCTCGGGTTCGAAGGCGATGGCAAAGGCACGACATCTGCTCTACGACTGACGAAACCTCGCAAGCGACGACACGGTCCCGGCAGGGTGGAGAGAAACGTGTTCCTTTGCTATGTTGTAGGTGCGGCGCAGAGTGGGAAATCCGCGCTCCTCAATGCTTTCCTTGCCAGGAAATTCAGCACGGCATACCATCCGACCATCAAGCCTCAAACGGCAGTCAACAGCGTCGAACTACAAGGAGGCAAACAATGCTACCTCATTCTCGAAGAGCTGGGCGAATTGGAACCCGCTATTCTGGCAAATCAGGCAAAGCTCGACGCTTGTGACCTGCTATGCTATACATACGACAGTAGCGATCCGGACAGTTTTGCGCACATAGTAGACCTGCGCCAACGCTTTCCGGCCTTGGCAGCGCTGCCATCAGTCTACGCCGCACTCAAAGCAGACCAGGATCGTGCTGTGCAGAGAACGGAGGTGCAGCCGGACGTGTTCTGTGAGCAGCTCAAGATGGCCAAGCCGCTGCACGTATCGGCGAGCTGGACGTCAATTAACGACTTCTTCGTCCATCTAGCCGAATGTGCGACGTATCCTTCACAGGCGCTTCCAAagagcgaggacgaaggtGTCGATCGTGCCACAATTTACGTCGGTCTTGTCGCTACGATTGGGGTGGTCGCGGCGTTTGTATGGAAGCGAAATTTGCTATCGGGATGA
- a CDS encoding uncharacterized protein (BUSCO:EOG09260P5R): MSRSLQDQFIDDDEEETCPLCVEEFDLTDKGFRPCPCGYQICQFCYHNVKTNMNGLCPACRRPYNDADIEYKVITPEETAAHKARQAQKQKKTQQALQKEKQKAEADNLSRKHLAGMRVVQKNLVYVTGLSPTSQEDQLLQTLRGDQYFGQYGKIIKIVVSKAKDPSHPHSVGVYVTYERKEDAASCITAVDGSKNGDRTLRAQFGTTKYCSAYLRGENCTNRNCMFLHEPGEANESYSRADLSALNAGSSQQGSGRPPPPQSQQPVASAAPPMVQQGSSDQHPSSPALDRPALPSTASWASKLPQSSRAESRSTSGTQESPAPAASTPATTHPEVAQEQDSTSPPIEASADSSVPAPDLPISHPEIRPRPQVSPIDTLFKNFSLDDFKLVWSSTCLSEADRNMIVNFPLLFDEHGGAKRRLRRQREEERQRIEQETQGFQHAAVEQDDNPEMSGSLQLGGEPEERHSSTQMQGAIHPPGQDANTDPRYQYAGAATSSPGASDRGLTPQQHQQMLLQTLKPNAPGTFMNNPTQQSTYNAPSFPQQSANNSQLGHQRNVSRYSFANEAAPTATSVKAVANPKLMNQQSAMMPPTGGNHFGTQHQTPHGQFYTSNVQGPPPGLKTTGTPPVSGNLTFGQGHGFATGGLQYGAGSTRNQQDNYYRDLLRGNEAASGRGDPKRGGMIDVSDPGASHLLQSRMHQGASGFGGDENFPPLRPPTRQVSLDESRRSTPPIPPGFEGHILESRRSTPSIPPGLAKPTALPDLEGSVSRPTSRPSSRMSVRRQTSQILPALPLWPATPHRISTPSKLENHQAVDAALVHETPTKVPKTASASDLKVATSTEPVAADEDRSRDAAKSGEAAPTQDLDQVLEDPKAEVKSASPIKDEAEESKLQRQIADRGETTRRKHPGKLDISAAVNKNDPTTTSMSLNADAPNAQKSQPMPSSAGGSTTMATKPAAAEGPMASPAIRTAPRTLRVVQTPKAEVPSSSLPSAPSMAAIVAAHKLPSRKPSVASIGLPGTPSSEQVSMSDNISLASTSQSRANSPPPAASKVGSAPVRAKTKSQQKKERQERAKALEEEKSKGGETITSPPAEPVVEAIQSRKKKTKKEKEVRPKPKTVPTATTTDTTPTASRTPSPRRKTTTEASVPPEAAASDAKSSTPVAAQPQAPHPTSVPSPPVTPTLTPAQLIAELKASAPQIQKCIDSLFRVSNSRDFKAHQNVSHKDLLNNWQTDLKFNLNKNDVEALLTGKVPAVYYGGEEQGRAFDRGMIAPSGANLRALTKELETRFLELERALREMPEESRFRPSKPQNDLKLPAIDLETVKRQYENGSGRGPSVMEQMVQDGATLKKGAFLVDEASKYINEFVMPPVTPPPSAASMQARAQHPAVPAGPTAAAAAAAAEQNVPSADVAERQLREAQKYAEERENALRKVIKKNKKLLGL; encoded by the exons ATGTCGCGCTCGCTGCAGGATCAGTtcatcgacgatgacgaggaagagacgTGTCCGCTGTGCGTGGAGGAGTTCGACCTCACTGACAAGGGCTTCCGACCATGTCCATGCGGCTACCAG ATTTGCCAGTTCTGTTATCACAATGTTAAGACCAACATGAACGGCTTATGTCCCGCCTGCCGTCGACCCTACAATGACGCCGATATAGAGTACAAAGTCATCACACCGGAGGAGACGGCGGCCCACAAAGCGCGACAGGCCCAGAAACAGAAGAAAACCCAGCAAGCgctgcagaaggagaagcagaaagctgAAGCTGACAATCTCAGTCGCAAGCATCTGGCCGGAATGCGAGTCGTGCAAAAGAACTTGGTTTATGTGACCGGATTGAGCCCGACCTCGCAAGAAGACCAGCTACTTCAGACCCTGCGCGGCGACCAATACTTCGGACAGTATGGTAAAATCATCAAGATCGTCGTTAGTAAGGCGAAGGACCCTTCACATCCCCACTCCGTTGGCGTATACGTGACCTACGAGCGCAAAGAGGATGCTGCTTCATGTATTACTGCCGTCGACGGATCTAAGAATGGAGATCGAACTCTCAGAGCCCAGTTTGGTACTACTAAATACTGCTCGGCATATTTGAGAGGGGAAAACTGCACTAACAGGAATTGCATGTTCCTCCATGAACCTGGGGAGGCGAATGAAAGCTACTCGCGTGCCGATCTCTCTGCGCTCAACGCCGGCTCGTCTCAGCAAGGCTCCGGTCGACCACCGCCTCCGCAGTCCCAACAACCTGttgcttctgcagctccacCGATGGTGCAGCAAGGCAGTAGTGACCAACATCCATCCAGTCCTGCATTAGACCGACCAGCGCTACCGTCCACAGCCAGCTGGGCGTCGAAACTACCCCAATCGAGCCGCGCAGAGAGTCGAAGCACGAGTGGCACCCAGGAGAGCCCTGCTCCTGCGGCGTCAACTCCTGCCACCACGCATCCTGAAGTTGCGCAAGAACAAGACTCAACTTCGCCGCCGATAGAGGCTTCTGCCGATAGCAGCGTGCCAGCCCCAGACCTACCAATATCGCATCCGGAAATACGCCCTCGACCGCAAGTTTCTCCGATCGATACGTTATTCAAGAATTTCTCTCTGGACGATTTCAAGTTGGTCTGGTCCTCCACTTGTTTATCAGAAGCGGACCGCAATATGATCGTAAACTTCCCCCTGTTATTCGATGAGCACGGCGGGGCCAAGCGCCGTCTGCGTAGACaacgcgaagaagagcgacaACGCATCGAACAAGAAACCCAAGGGTTCCAGCACGCCGCGGTAGAACAGGACGACAATCCCGAGATGAGCGGAAGTTTGCAGCTCGGTGGCGAACCGGAAGAGCGACACAGTAGCACTCAAATGCAAGGCGCCATTCATCCACCGGGACAGGATGCGAACACCGATCCCAGATACCAGTATGCCGGTGCAGCGACATCAAGCCCTGGGGCCAGTGATCGAGGACTCActccgcagcagcatcagcaaatGCTCTTGCAGACACTCAAACCCAATGCCCCTGGGACTTTCATGAACAATCCAACCCAGCAAAGCACATATAATGCGCCATCATTTCCTCAACAATCGGCAAATAATTCACAACTCGGCCATCAACGCAACGTCTCTCGGTACTCCTTCGCCAACGAGGCTGCTCCAACTGCAACCTCAGTCAAAGCAGTCGCGAACCCCAAATTGATGAATCAGCAATCCGCAATGATGCCTCCGACCGGAGGCAATCACTTCGGCACGCAACATCAAACGCCTCATGGACAATTCTATACAAGCAATGTGCAAGGACCTCCTCCAGGACTTAAAACGACTGGCACACCTCCTGTCAGCGGCAATCTCACGTTCGGACAAGGACATGGCTTTGCTACAGGAGGTCTACAATATGGTGCTGGTTCTACTCGTAACCAGCAGGATAACTACTACAGGGATTTGCTGCGCGGCAACGAAGCAGCCTCCGGCCGTGGTGATCCTAAGC gAGGTGGTATGATCGATGTGTCAGATCCCGGAGCCagccatcttcttcaatcAAGAATGCATCAGGGTGCGAGCGGGTTCGGCGGAG ACGAGAACTTCCCGCCCCTACGGCCTCCTACAAGACAAGTATCGCTCGATGAATCCCGCCGGTCCACGCCCCCCATTCCTCCTGGGTTCGAAGGCCACATCCTGGAAAGCAGGCGATCCACGCCGTCAATACCTCCCGGTCTCGCGAAACCCACTGCACTACCTGACCTTGAGGGTTCAGTTTCACGTCCTACTTCACGTCCCTCGAGTAGAATGAGTGTGAGACGACAGACTTCCCAAATATTGCCCGCACTGCCACTGTGGCCCGCCACGCCTCATAGGATCTCCACGCCTTCGAAATTGGAGAACCACCAGGCTGTTGATGCAGCTTTAGTGCACGAAACGCCAACAAAGGTACCGAAAactgcatctgcatctgaTCTGAAAGTAGCCACGTCCACCGAGCCAGTTGCCGCGGACGAAGACCGTTCACGGGATGCTGCAAAGAGTGGTGAAGCTGCGCCTACCCAGGATCTGGACCAAGTTTTAGAGGACCCCAAAGCTGAAGTCAAGTCAGCCAGTCCTATCAAGGACGAGGCAGAAGAATCGAAGTTACAACGTCAGATCGCAGATCGAGGGGAAACCACGAGGCGCAAGCACCCTGGGAAGCTGGACATCAGTGCTGCTGTGAACAAAAATGATCCAACTACGACTTCTATGTCCTTGAATGCAGACGCTCCAAATGCGCAAAAATCACAGCCGATGCCATCGAGTGCTGGGGGAAGCACAACGATGGCGACCaagccagcggcagcagaagGCCCAATGGCTTCTCCTGCAATCAGAACCGCCCCTCGTACGTTGCGCGTAGTGCAGACACCAAAAGCCGAAGTGCCTTCAAGTAGCCTGCCATCAGCCCCCAGCATGGCCGCAATAGTCGCTGCTCACAAGTTGCCCTCCCGAAAGCCCAGTGTGGCATCAATTGGACTTCCGGGAACTCCCTCAAGCGAACAAGTCTCCATGTCGGACAATATTTCTTTGGCATCCACTTCGCAATCTCGTGCCAACTCGCCACCACCTGCAGCCAGCAAAGTAGGCTCTGCGCCCGTCAGGGCTAAGACGAAGAGTCAACAGAAGAAGGAACGTCAGGAGCGTGCGAAGGcattggaggaggagaagagcaaAGGAGGCGAGACGATcacttctcctccagcagaACCTGTGGTAGAAGCCATACAGAgccggaagaagaagacgaagaaggagaaagaggtcCGTCCAAAGCCTAAAACCGTGCCTACTGCGACTACAACAGACACGACGCCGACCGCCAGTAGAACTCCTTCTCCCAGGAGGAAGACAACCACAGAAGCTTCAGTGCCGCCCGAAGCAGCAGCTAGTGACGCAAAGTCTTCGACTCCAGTGGCAGCGCAACCACAAGCGCCGCATCCAACCAGTGTTCCATCGCCGCCGGTCACGCCAACACTTACTCCCGCACAACTCATCGCCGAATTAAAAGCCTCCGCGCCTCAGATCCAGAAATGCATCGACAGCCTGTTCCGGGTATCCAACAGTCGCGACTTCAAAGCTCACCAGAACGTATCACACAAGGACTTGTTGAACAACTGGCAGACCGACCTGAAATTCAATCTGAACAAGAACGATGTCGAGGCGCTACTCACCGGCAAAGTCCCCGCCGTCTACTATggcggagaagagcaaggtcgCGCTTTCGATCGAGGCATGATCGCTCCCTCTGGCGCCAACCTTCGAGCTTTAACGAAAGAACTGGAAACTCGCTTCTTGGAACTTGAGCGAGCTCTTCGTGAAATGCCAGAAGAGTCACGTTTTCGGCCTTCGAAACCGCAGAATGATTTGAAACTTCCGGCTATTGATCTCGAGACTGTCAAGCGACAATATGAGAATGGTTCGGGTCGTGGACCTAGCGTTATGGAGCAGATGGTGCAGGATGGTGCTACACTTAAGAAAGGTGCTTTCTTGGTTGATGAGGCGAGCAAGTATATCAATGAGTTTGTCATGCCGCCTGTGACGCCGCCGCCTTCTGCGGCTTCTATGCAGGCGAGAGCGCAGCATCCGGCTGTTCCAGCTGGTCCGACGgcggcggctgctgctgcggctgcagaGCAGAATGTGCCCAGCGCGGATGTTGCGGAGAGACAATTGAGGGAGGCACAAAAGTATGCtgaggagagggagaatgCGCTGAGGAAGGTAAttaagaagaacaagaaattGTTGGGACTATGA